In a single window of the Nodularia spumigena CCY9414 genome:
- a CDS encoding response regulator, producing the protein MKITKIVIVEDEAIVAKDLRNRLQKFGYIVSAMAASGQEAINKSLELCPDLVLMDIRLKGEIDGIQAANEIHKHLDIPIIYLTAYADNKTLERAKITEPFGYLLKPFKERELQINIEIALTKHKLEKQLKTHQKWVSTLLKSISDGVISSDFEELVTFMNPVAETLTGWKQEEACGRNLSEVFKIANGETHELLESPITKVLQDGNIVSLPAETVLISKNGAEIPIHDSAAPIRDDQDRITGAVLIFRDMTERKQVMEARKKQSEQEQLVAQLAEINQLKNEFLNLLSHQLRSPLSNMKMMIQMLQLSIRSGENHRYLKMLSGECDREMALINDLLDLQRLEADGCFLITPDVLLLEQLIPWIIAPFQVRLQEHQQTLQLNLPSNLPSLLSDGTSLERILAELLNNACKYTPPGGEIILSVAHNSSEIPPKTIITKICLYMRLHITFANICIQL; encoded by the coding sequence ATGAAAATTACAAAAATTGTCATAGTAGAAGATGAAGCTATTGTTGCCAAAGATTTACGTAATCGGCTACAAAAATTTGGTTATATAGTTTCTGCTATGGCTGCTTCAGGACAAGAAGCAATTAATAAGTCTTTAGAACTTTGTCCAGATTTAGTGCTAATGGATATTAGATTAAAAGGGGAAATAGATGGTATCCAAGCGGCTAATGAAATTCACAAGCATTTGGATATTCCCATAATTTATCTGACGGCTTATGCTGATAATAAAACTTTAGAACGTGCCAAAATTACTGAGCCTTTTGGCTACTTACTCAAACCTTTTAAAGAAAGAGAGCTACAAATAAATATTGAAATAGCTCTGACTAAACATAAATTAGAAAAGCAATTAAAAACGCATCAAAAATGGGTATCTACACTCCTGAAAAGTATCAGCGATGGAGTCATTTCTAGCGACTTTGAAGAGTTAGTAACTTTTATGAATCCTGTGGCTGAAACTCTCACGGGCTGGAAACAAGAAGAAGCTTGTGGGAGAAATTTATCGGAAGTATTTAAGATTGCCAATGGAGAAACTCACGAGCTTTTGGAAAGTCCGATCACAAAAGTCTTGCAAGATGGTAATATCGTTAGTTTACCAGCAGAAACTGTTCTGATTTCTAAAAATGGTGCAGAGATTCCCATTCATGATAGTGCTGCGCCCATTAGAGATGATCAAGATCGGATTACAGGTGCGGTATTAATTTTCCGAGATATGACTGAGCGCAAACAGGTTATGGAGGCTCGTAAAAAGCAAAGTGAGCAAGAACAACTCGTAGCGCAACTAGCAGAAATCAATCAACTCAAAAATGAGTTCTTAAATTTATTGTCTCACCAATTGCGATCGCCTCTGAGCAATATGAAGATGATGATTCAAATGTTACAACTTTCTATCAGATCAGGAGAAAATCACCGCTATTTAAAAATGTTATCAGGTGAGTGCGATCGCGAAATGGCGCTAATCAACGATTTGCTAGACTTACAACGCTTAGAAGCTGACGGCTGTTTCTTGATTACCCCAGATGTGTTGCTCTTAGAACAGTTGATACCTTGGATAATTGCGCCGTTTCAAGTCCGTCTTCAAGAACATCAGCAAACTTTACAGTTAAATCTTCCCTCAAATCTGCCGTCACTATTATCAGATGGTACTAGCTTAGAGCGCATCTTGGCGGAATTACTCAATAATGCTTGCAAATATACTCCACCTGGTGGCGAAATTATCTTGAGTGTAGCTCACAATTCCTCGGAAATACCCCCCAAAACTATCATCACTAAAATTTGTTTATATATGAGGCTGCATATCACATTTGCAAATATTTGTATACAACTCTAA
- a CDS encoding heavy-metal-associated domain-containing protein, with product MTLKLTVPNMACSACANNITNAVKTIDANATIEADPQTKFVSVETQASETAIKDALAAAGYPVA from the coding sequence ATGACACTCAAACTGACAGTTCCCAATATGGCTTGTTCTGCTTGTGCAAACAATATTACCAATGCAGTTAAAACAATTGATGCCAATGCTACCATTGAGGCTGATCCACAAACCAAATTTGTCAGCGTAGAAACTCAAGCTTCAGAAACAGCAATTAAGGATGCTTTAGCTGCTGCTGGCTATCCCGTGGCTTAA